A segment of the Pristiophorus japonicus isolate sPriJap1 chromosome 1, sPriJap1.hap1, whole genome shotgun sequence genome:
ctgcaaaacatagaaacatagctgaGAGGGAATTGAAAGAGGAATtcgaaggaggagaaaggagggccATTCGAATTCTCCCACACGaagtggtatccctggtagatatcattgagaggaaatgggatctaCTGGCAACTCTGGGGgggaaaaagcaaaaaaaaagtaaATCCTGCTATAATGGCTCAATGtgggatgatgttgctgtagagtacaatgcagtagccatcacccggagaatccgtgggcagctgaaaaagaagtggcaggacctaggacaattagttaaagtaagtatgcactgcaattaGATTTGTAAATGTGTATttatgtgtggccaccacagcagaaggaccctctctttaaaaaaaagttctattttcatctttgcagttgaagaatgcaaagatcaggaaccacaggaatcGTACTGGTGGAGGACCACCACCAAGTAAACTGCAATTGAGCCAGTTGAAACAGAGGATCTTtgatctgattaaagctcactGGAGAAGATCTACCTccaatgtggatgctgggccaAATAGACTAggtaagccctgcaatttgcactgtgggttggctaaatactgGATGGGCTTGctaggctttaatggatgtttttgatctATTTTACAGCAGCTGCGCAtcaggaagaggcagaaggtgatccagaagtaccagcagaagtagcacccgaaggacatccagaagagagtccaaaattgtttcctgattttgagcaggacgatctggatgaaggccagTATGaagatcccccccctccccccactgatcagatggtAATATTGGACCTACTGCTGGTGGAGCCCATGGATCAGGATGCGggtcccagtgtggtccagcaatgcaaacctgtgagagggatgcccaatagggtcgaggagcaaggcacaggtgaGAGACAGCGAAGGAAGGTGGGAAGGATAGCTGAACCACAAACGCAGGTAGACATGGCAGCTCATTGGGAGGAGTGGGGAGAGTATGCAGTTAACcaggtcgctcctggacaccatggatgAGGGGAGGGTAGGAATTGCGGGACtgccaggagaagtaacaacactgtctggaggaataggaccaccactggcagggcagattagggagggaatggtggacTCACTTGATACACTGTCGGGACAGCTGATAGGGAAATTGTTTGACATATGTGATGGAGatttgcaggtagctgctgcaataagggtacacacccaggttgtcattcaacatcaccaattggcggcatcaactgctgccactcaaatcatccccagaccagCCTTGGGGACTGTGCTGcagggtgatccacagcttgaaaaagaagacgaagatgaacccgggccttccagaaaggtgtctactaggtctgtccctgtccaatcccaccaacaaaaaacaaaaaaatataacTTTGGGCTCAGCAGGGGGCTGAGGAAGTCAGACAGGGCTAAGGGTAAAGGCACATGGGTGGGCAAGAGGGGCACTATTGGTCGTTGAATAAGGGGGAGGggagatatttgtatcttgctgttagttttattaatagaaaagtttgatacaataaagttttgttaattgaaaatgttaaagtttgtgagaattttaaagtttgatacatgttaattgaaaatgttaaagtttgatatttcttcattgaaaagctAAATGTTTCATTAAAGTTAAGTATAAATGTACAAATATCTaataaacctattcttttaatgtaaccagaatcagtgcattattttgtgaatttaaccaacataaaccaacacaacattattaaaagtgctaacaggtgtaaacagtcaacatggtgcAACACTATAATCAACCGTGCCgctgtttagccttcaggcagacaAACCTTCacggattagccactgacgcaagtctctagcaatggctagaggtccccttggtcgccccaccctcctccgccgttgtcCTGTGACTTGAAGtggttcgtcctcctcctcctcctcttcctcctcgtcagcctcctccaaATCTTCATCCCTTCTTCTCCCCTCAGAAGGATCTCcaacctgtcccctcatgatggccaagttgtgcagcatgcagcacatgaccgtGAACTGAACTacgtgttgaggggagtattgcaggtagcctccagagtggtctaggcatggaaacgctgctttaaaacggcaattgtcctctctatgatgctccgtgtcgttatgtggGACATATTGTAGAGGCGCTCTGCCTCAGTGCAGGGTTTGTGTAGCGGggccataagccaggtggcgagcccgtaaccttcgtccccgagcaaccagctctgcccttctggcagctcctgaaacatcgcagatataacgctctcaagaaggatgaaagcatcatggatgctgccaggatatTTGGCTATGATCTGCACATTTAGGgtgtggaaccctttcctgttatgGTAAACTTTGGAACCTTGCaacggtgctctcaaggcgatgtgggtacagtcaatggcaccctgtaccctggggaagccagcaattctggagaaccccacagccctgtctctcattgGCTGCTTGGTTATAGTGAAATTGATGCACTtttggcatatagtgcagcagtcacctggcgaatgcagcaatggatggcgtgctgagagatcgagcatacgtccccagttgaagcttgaaatgatccagtAGCATATAACGCAAGTGCCGTTGTTACCTTTACTtcgacaggtagggcagtcctccttccacttcttggccggatgtctgccctgattagttggcagatctcagtgatgacctcctttctgagtCACAGcctgcctcactcagttgcaggtatgcGCGCCTCTCCCTAGAGATTCGCTGAGGGTATGGCCTTCCTATCAATCTGTCTCCCCGATGTCGGCGTTGAATTATTTGTCACCTCTGCATGTGCATGTCATGTATGGCCAACGTccttatcacatcaggcatgctaaaaaaTTGCAccctttattattattattatgcagataaatacttaaatcactgacacctttcctctccgttttgctccacaaggctgggtAACGCCCTAGATCGAACCACACCCTGATCTGTGCAtttgtttgtacagtgattctcatgggtcacctgtgacaaatgttgatttctagcttgctgctgtgcctgtgTACAAAACTTTCTGTTTGGATGCTGACTGCAGTGATTCTCCTGGGCTCTGGTGCTTGTGTCCAGCCGAATCCACAACCCTGCCCAGCCGGCACTCCCCCAAACTGTGCCTGGAGCCCAGCCAGCAAcgattgtgttggggtggacagtcGCGCTATGGGTGAAAAAGAACCACTCTAACCCGAACCCAACAAACTTATTTCAGTTCCCTCCCTCCGAAAAACTTATACATTTGTTAAATTGTCTCGCTCCAAAAATTCGGAAATCGCTTTCTGAGTTAATTTCAGAGTACCCTGTCCAAAGAAATCCAcgcatttgtactttattttgtcgccttttgcctggccccaatgtccttttgtgcgccgcgccgatttccttaagtgtttTTTTCTTCAGGGCTTTTTGGTAGTGTGCGCCGCGCTGAAAAATATTGTGGACGGCCAAAATCACGTAACTGCAGAAAACTGGCGCCCGAGCCCGTTTTCACTCGTGTGTCTGCACCAAAACATTTTAAACTGGCACACATGGCATACAAATGTTGGTGAAATTTGAAAACTGAGAATTTGATGCCAAAAAACGTTTGGATGCCAAAGAACGGCGCACAGCCGTGACAAAAATAGGAGCCATGGTACGTTCAATTATATAATCACTCACTAATGCACAGGTACCTATTCAATATAGTTATATTGTAGAACAGAGTCGGGAGTTCGTCctcggaggcggagcggggagatcaaggaggcccaCAAGAGGCCCAACGTCAGTGAGTAGAGTTGGGAGTTC
Coding sequences within it:
- the LOC139276371 gene encoding uncharacterized protein isoform X1; the protein is MWDDVAVEYNAVAITRRIRGQLKKKWQDLGQLVKLKNAKIRNHRNRTGGGPPPSKLQLSQLKQRIFDLIKAHWRRSTSNVDAGPNRLAAAHQEEAEGDPEVPAEVAPEGHPEESPKLFPDFEQDDLDEGQYEDPPPPPTDQMVILDLLLVEPMDQDAGPSVVQQCKPVRGMPNRVEEQGTGERQRRKVGRIAEPQTQVDMAAHWEEWGEYAVNQVAPGHHG
- the LOC139276371 gene encoding uncharacterized protein isoform X2, translated to MWDDVAVEYNAVAITRRIRGQLKKKWQDLGQLVKLKNAKIRNHRNRTGGGPPPSKLQLSQLKQRIFDLIKAHWRRSTSNVDAGPNRLAAHQEEAEGDPEVPAEVAPEGHPEESPKLFPDFEQDDLDEGQYEDPPPPPTDQMVILDLLLVEPMDQDAGPSVVQQCKPVRGMPNRVEEQGTGERQRRKVGRIAEPQTQVDMAAHWEEWGEYAVNQVAPGHHG